The genomic DNA CGCCGGTGACATCGCCATACTCGGTAACAATCTGGTCGATCAGGCCGGGAGCCGGTTTGCGGCAGTCGCAACCATCGTCGGGTCCGTGAGGACAATAAAACACCTTGCCCATTTCCCCGCCCGCTTCCCGGACCAGATCCGCCAGTTGTTCATGCATGGCATCCAGTGTCGCCACAGTAAAATAGCCACGGGCAATACCAGACTGGTTGGTGGCTACCACCACGGTATAGCCTGCCCGGCTGAGACGGGCGATGGCGTCAATGCTGCCCGGTAATGGAATCCACTCGTCCAGGGTCTTGATATAGGCGTCAGAGTCTTCGTTGATGACGCCGTCGCGGTCGAGGATGATGAGGTTGTTCATGGGAATCCTGCCCGATATAAATTTTGAACCGTAGGAGCCATGCTCGCATGGCGAAAGGGTTTCGGGTTACCAACAAGTTACCGGAAAAATTGAAGGCGCTCCTACGGATAAACAAAGGCCGCTAGAAAGCGGCCCTGTTTTTTTCGCGTGCTTGCGTGAAGCGTGTTGCGTGCAAGCGCCAATTTATTCCTGCAGCAGACTGATATCCGCCACGTTCAGGAACAGGTCGCGCAGGAAGGCCAGCAGGGCCAGGCGGTTGTTGCGCACCGCTTCATCTTCCGCCATTACCATGACGGTGTCGAAGAAGGCATCAACCGGCTCACGCAGTTCGGCGAGCATTTCCAGCACGCCCTGATAGTCGCCCTTCTCCAGCAGCGGTTCGGACTGCTCGTAGCTGGCTACTACCAGATTGGTGAGGGTTTGCTCAGCCTCATCTTCCAGCAGGGCGCCGTCGATTTCTTCCGGCGGTGCCTTGTCCAGTTTGGCCAGGATGTTGGATACCCGCTTGTTGGCGGCGGCCAGAGCCTGGGCTTCTTCCCGTGGCTGGAAGGCAGCGACCGCTTTTACCCGACGGTCGAAATCCAGCGGCTTGCGGCAGGCGTCATCGATGGCCAGCACCGACAGGATCACCGGGGTAGCAATGCCCTGCTCCTGGTAGATGGCCCGGTAGCGACCCTTGATAAACTCGAACGCCTCGGCAGCCTCGGCGCGGTTGATGCGCAGCTCCAGCTGGTCGCCGGCTTTTTCCAGTAGATGCTGCAAATCCACATCCAGCTGGTTTTCGATGATGATGCGCAGCACCCCCAGGGTGGCTCGACGCAAGGCGTAGGGGTCCTTGGTGCCGCTGGGCTTCTGGCCGATGCCGAAGATGCCCACCAGGGTATCGATCTTGTCGGCAAGAGACACGGCCATACCGGTCTTGCTCTGCGGCAGCTTGTCGCCGGCGAAACGGGGCAGATACTGTTCGTACAGCGCCTGGGACACTTCCTCCGGCTGGCCTTCCAGGCGCGCCAGATAGAAACCCATAATGCCCTGCATGGTGTCGAACTCACCGACCATCTCGCTGTTCAGGTCGGCCTTGCTCAATTCACCAGCCAGTTTTGCCTGCTCGGGATTGCCACCGATCTGCTCGGCAATGATGGCGGCCAGGGCACCAATGCGTGCGCACTTGTCGGCCACCGTGCCCAGCTGTTGCTGGAACACGACTTTTTCGAGGCCCTTGCCGTGCTGGGCGAGGGTCTTCTTGCAATCGTTGTCGTAGAAGAAGGCCGCATCCGCCAGACGGGGACGAATCACCTTCTCGTTACCATGGATCACCTGCTGGGGATCCCTGGACTGGATGTTG from Alcanivorax sp. includes the following:
- the glyS gene encoding glycine--tRNA ligase subunit beta — encoded protein: MSRDLLIELGTEELPPKALPALSAALTEEFVRQLDEAGLNHGEVESFAAPRRLAVLVRGLDEKQADRDIERQGPAVQAAFDKDGNPTKAAEGFASSLGLTVDQLGRQDTGKGERLVAQITEKGKPAAELIPDFFAQAVQKLPIPKRMRWGKRKVQFVRPAHWLVALFGEDVVPFELLDLQAGRTSYGHRFHAPGAIELATANEYAERMEKDGHVIADFARRKAMIEEQAIAVGKEAGGTAQIDPDLLNEVTALVEWPVALTGSFDEDFLRVPQEALISAMEEHQKYFSVLDADGKLMPRFITISNIQSRDPQQVIHGNEKVIRPRLADAAFFYDNDCKKTLAQHGKGLEKVVFQQQLGTVADKCARIGALAAIIAEQIGGNPEQAKLAGELSKADLNSEMVGEFDTMQGIMGFYLARLEGQPEEVSQALYEQYLPRFAGDKLPQSKTGMAVSLADKIDTLVGIFGIGQKPSGTKDPYALRRATLGVLRIIIENQLDVDLQHLLEKAGDQLELRINRAEAAEAFEFIKGRYRAIYQEQGIATPVILSVLAIDDACRKPLDFDRRVKAVAAFQPREEAQALAAANKRVSNILAKLDKAPPEEIDGALLEDEAEQTLTNLVVASYEQSEPLLEKGDYQGVLEMLAELREPVDAFFDTVMVMAEDEAVRNNRLALLAFLRDLFLNVADISLLQE
- the gmhB gene encoding D-glycero-beta-D-manno-heptose 1,7-bisphosphate 7-phosphatase, producing the protein MNNLIILDRDGVINEDSDAYIKTLDEWIPLPGSIDAIARLSRAGYTVVVATNQSGIARGYFTVATLDAMHEQLADLVREAGGEMGKVFYCPHGPDDGCDCRKPAPGLIDQIVTEYGDVTGAPLIGDSLRDLEAGVARGCQPVLVLTGKGAKTLGKGLPTALGHVDIYDSLADFTDHILKD